A window of the Lactuca sativa cultivar Salinas chromosome 5, Lsat_Salinas_v11, whole genome shotgun sequence genome harbors these coding sequences:
- the LOC128126193 gene encoding uncharacterized protein LOC128126193, giving the protein MIEYLVCLVTGGRWQVNGTNLEYICPQGGISELALIFSEYISYSDFVSLVRSKIGLLDKYRISLRFHHPELNYYIAIVEDMDVRMLINVMKCSGGRAVKVFVVVDEVEEVNGGGEIGNQLVGNLCSYKGSNDPIDITELQSNSDRDELGDEVKAKFPDNLFHGMPPVPAWPVDINEDIPTQMVDMNLQKIQCESIFKNKELLKRCIGKKMSSRRFPDEDK; this is encoded by the exons atgattgaatatttggtttgtcttgtaaccggtgggagatggcaagttaatggaactaatctggaatacatatgtccacagggaggtatttctgaacttgctttgatattttctgagtatattagttatagtgattttgtatctttggtaagaagcaaaattggtttgttagacaaatatagaattagtcttcgtttccaccatcctgaattaaattattatatagctatagttgaagacatggatgttagaatgttgataaatgTAATGaaatgtagtggaggaagggctgtgaaagtgtttgtggtggttgatgaagttgaggaggttaatgggggtggtgaaattggaaaccagcttgttggtaatttatgcagttataaagggagcaacgatccgatag atataaccgagctacaaagcaattccgatagagatgagttgggtgatgaagttaaagctaagtttcccgataacctttttcacggtatgccccctgtaccagcatggccagttgatattaatgaagatatcccaacacagatggtagacatgaatcttcaaaagattcaatgtgagagtatatttaagaacaaagaacttttaaagcggtgtattggtaaaaaaatgtcttcgagaaggtttccagacgaggacaagtag